Genomic window (Sphingosinicella microcystinivorans):
AGAGGAACAGGATCGCGGCCGAACGTGTTGGCGTTTCGTTCTGTGGGACAGGAAATCGGATGAACGGTTCGGGCGGGAGTAAAAACCGGTTGCCGGACTCCCGCCTTGCGGTAGATTCGGCCTTGCGCCTTGCTTTGGTGACGGTGTCGTCACGGGCGGCGGGCGGCTGGTTGTAACCGTTACACCGGAGGTTTCGGCGAGGTTCCGGGAGCGCTGAACTTTCCCGTGAAATCATGCGCCTGCGCTTTTTAACGGAATGTTAGGACGTTTCCGGCTCGTAACAATCAGGGGAACGGTCGCGTTGCGGCAACGGTCGGGGGGAGAGGAGGTCTTTTGATGCACCACGACCCGATCCATCCGGGCGACGCCGTGCGGCGGAAGGTGGACGCGGAACTCGAGGCGATCGAGGCCGATCCGGCGTTCCAGCGGGCGCCCGTGATGCGGCGCCTGCTTCGCTTCCTCGTCACGGAAACGCTCGGGGGGCGCGGCGACAAGCTGAAGTCCTACGCCATCGCGGTCGAGGCGCTCGGGCGCGAGGCGGATTTCGATCCGCAGACCGATTCCTATCCCCGCGTCCAGGTCGCGCGCCTGCGCAAGCTGCTGGACGCGCACTACGCGCACGCGGCGCCCGTGGGCGGCATCCAGATCCGCGTGCCGAGCGGCGGCTATGCGGTCGAGTTCGTCGGCGAGGCGCCGGCCCCGCTGGTGCCCGAGCTTCCCGGGCCGAAGGCAAGCACGGTGCGCTATGCCGCGCTCGGCGTCGCGGCGCTCGCGGTCCTGCTGGCGGCGCTGTTCCTGTGGCGCACGGACGGGAACGCCTGGCGCGTCCGCAACTTCCCGACGATCTATCTCGCGCCCGCGACCGCGCTCGACGCGGCGCAGCCGCAGCGCGACGCGGCGGTCGATCTGACGACGGGCCTCGGCGAAGGGCTCGACCGCTTCACCGCGATCGACGTCGTGCGCACGCCCGCCTCGGGCACGGACTACCGGATCGACACGACGCTTCGCGCCGTGCCCGGCGGCACGCGCATCAACATCACGCTCACCAGCCTCGATACCGGCCGCGTGGTCTGGTCGCGTTCGGGCCTGCGCGAACCCGTCGAAGGCCGGCTGTTCGACGTCGACGAGGTCGCCGCGACGGTCACTGCGCGGCTGGCGCAGCCCGCGGGCGTCATCCACAACGACGGCGACCAGCGGAACATCGACATCGACACGCCCTACGGATGCTGGCTCGCGCTTCGCAGCTACTGGCGGATGATGCCGCCGGAGGACGAGCCGAAGGTGCGCGGATGCGTGACGGCATGGGTCGCCGGCGATCCGAAATCGGCGATGGCGCACGGCGCATGGTCGTGGTTCCTCGCGCAGGATGCGCTGAAGCGCACCGGCGAGGAGCGCGCCGACCTGCTCGCGGGCGCACATGCCGAGGCGCTGAAGGCCGTCGAACTCCAGCCCAACGATCCCGGCGCGCAATATTCGGTGATGCGCGCGGCGCTCTATCTGGGGCTGGATCGGCAGGCCCGCGCCGCCGCCGACCGCGTCATCTACTTCAACCCGAACAATCCGGAGTTCATGGCCGGGGTCGGCATGTTCAAGATCATGATGGGCGATGCCGACGGCGAGGCGGTGCTCCGCAAGGCGCTCTCGCTTCACCCCAATCCCCCGCCGTGGGTGCAGTCGGGATTGTTCTTCGCCGCCGTCTCGCGCGACGATGCCGAAGCGGCGCTCTCGGCGGCGCAGGATTTCCAGACGCCCGTCGGCCCGCCGCTGCAGCACGCGATGATGGCGATGGCGCTCGCCCGCACCGGGCGGATGGAAGAGGCGCAGGCGGAATGGCAGCAGGTCGTGGCGGCCGATCCGCACTACGCCGAGACCCCCGAGAGCATTTTCGATCCGCTGCCGCTCGCGCCGCGCGTGCTCGAACGGAGCATCGCATGGCTGCTGCTGGTCAGCGGCGCGTAATCAGCGGCGCCTGACCGGCCGCGGATGCCTCACGCGGCTTTCCGCGCCGCGAGCCATTCGTCGAAATACGCCTCCAGCACGTCGAGCGGCACCGCGCCGTTTTCGAGAACCGTGTCGTGGAAGGCGCGGATGTCGAATTTGTCGCCCAGCGCCGCCTCCGCGCGGGCGCGCAGCTCGCGGAACTTGAGTTCGCCGATCTTGTAGGCGAGCGCCTGCCCCGGCCACGTGATGTAGCGGTTCACCTCGGCGTCGACGTTTGCCGCGGAAAGCGCGGTGTTCTCCAGCATGAAGTCCACCGCCTGCTGCTTGGTCCAGCCCTTGGCGTGGATGCCGGTGTCGACGACGAGGCGGCAGGCGCGCCACATCTCGTAGGAGAGGCGGCCCATGTCCTTCTCCGGCGTGTCGTAGAGGCCCATCTCGATGCCGAGACGCTCCGAATAGAGGCCCCAGCCCTCGACGAACGCGGTGAAGAACGCGCCGTGCTTGCGGAAATCGTGGAGGTCGAGCTCCTGCTGGAGCGCGATCTGGAGGTGGTGGCCGGGCACCGCCTCGTGAACGCCGAGCGACGGCAGCTCGAACAGCGGGCGCTGGTCGAGTTCGGTGAGGTTGACGCGGTAGACGCCGGCGCGGCCCGCGGCGATGGCGCCGGGCTCGTAATAGGCGGTGGTGTTGCCCGCCGCCTGATCGTCCGGGATCGGCAGCACCGTGTAGGGCAGGCGCGGCAGGCGCCCGAACAGCTTCGGCAAATGGCCGTCGACGGTCTTGGCGAGCGCGCCCGCGCGCAGCATCAGCTCCTCGCCGGTCTTCGCGTAATATTTCGGGTCGGTGCGCAGCATGGCGATGTAGGCCTTGCGGTCGCCCTTGAAGCCCGACTTTTGCACGACCGCATCCATTTCGGCGCGGATGCGCGCGACCTCGCTGAGGCCGAGCTCGTGAATCTCCTCCGCCGTCCGGTCCGTCGTGGTCTGCTGGCGGATGCGGTAGGCGTAGTAGGCGGCGCCGTCCCTGGTCGCCGCGATGCCGACGCTCTTGCGGCACCTGGGCGCGTATTCGGACGTGTAGAATTTCAGGAAATCGCGGTAGGCGGGCGTCACCACGGTCTCCACGGCCTTTGCCGCGCGCGCCTTCAGCGCCTGCCAGTCGCCCTCCGAAATCATCGCAGGCTTCGCGCGGAACGGATACATGAAGCTGCTCTGCCCGGCGCTCGGCGCGATGCGGCCCTCGATCGTCTTTTCGAAGCCCGCCATCGGCACGCACGGCTGCGTGAAGCCTTCGGCGATGGCGCGGCGGGTGACGGCGATGCCGTCGGCGTTCTGCCTGCCGTAGGCCTCGAGGCGGCCGACGTAGCTTTCGTAGTCCGCCCTGTTGAAGAACGGGGAGTCGTCGGCAAGGCCCGCGAACGCCATGTGCCAGCCGTAGCGGTTGGTGAACAGGATGGTAGCTTCCTGCCCGAACGCCGCGCCCTCGACGCTGCTTTCGAGGCTGCGCCTGAGGATGCGGTAGTCGATGCGGTCGGCCTTCGGCAGCGCGTCGATGGAAATGGCGTCGAGGCGCTTCAGGAAGGCCTTGTCCGCGGCAAGGCGGCGCTCGTATCCGGCAAGCGAGATGTCGTCGAGCCTGCCGTCGCCGCGCCGGTCGCCGAGGCTGGTGGCAAGGCGCGGGTTCTCGGCGAGCGTCATCTGCCAGATGTCGTCGCGCAGCCTTGCGAAGTCGTCGGCGGGCGCCGCCCATGCGCCGGATGCGGCGACAGACAGGCCGATCGCGATGAGGCCGGGTTTCATGTGGGTCTCCCTGACGATGCTGTTATACATCCGCACGATAGGGTGGGCGCGGGGGAGTGCAAGATGACGATTTCGGAAGACGCGGAGCCCGAGGCGATCCACATGACGGAGGACCGGCGCTTCCTCGGGCACCCGGTCGGGCTCGGCTATCTGGCGTTTACCGAGGCGTGGGAGCGCTTCTCCTTCTACGGGATGCAGGCGCTGCTCGTGCTCTACATGACGAAGGAGCTTCTGCTTCCGGGGCACGTCGAGAACGTGGCATTGTTCAAGCCGTTCAGTGCGCTCTACGGCGGCATCGAGGGGCAGGCGCTCGCCTCGGCGATCTTCGGCACCTATGCGGCGAGCGTCTACCTGACGCCGATCCTCGGCGGCTTCCTCGCCGACCGCGTGCTCGGCAAGCGGCGCACGGTGCTGCTCGGCGCGGTGACGATGGCGCTCGGCCATTTCCTGATGGCGTTCGAGGCGGCGTTCCTGTTCGCGCTGCTGTGCCTCGTGCTCGGCAGCGGCATGTTCAAGGGCAACATCGCGAGCCAGGTCGGCGCGCTCTACGGCCCCGGCGACCTCCGGCGCGCGGATGCGTTCCAGATCTTCTACCTCGGCATCAACGCGGGCGTCATCGCCTCGCCGCTCGTCGTCGGCACGCTCGGCGAGACGGTCGGCTGGCACTGGGGCTTCGGCGCGGCGGGGGTCGGGATGCTGATCGCGCTTGCCATCTACCTCGCCGGGCAGAAGCACCTGCCGCGCGAGCATTTCGCGCCGCAGGGCAAGCATACCGCAGCCGCGCCGAAGCTGGAGGCGGGCGACTGGCCGGCGGTGATCGCGCTGCTGCTGCTGATCCCCGTGCTTGCCGTCGCGATCGTGCCCAACAACCAGATCTTCAACGCCTATCTCGTCTGGGGCGACCAGCAGTTCGATCTCGTCTTCATGGGCGAGAAACTGCCGACGACATGGCTCGTCACACTGGATGCCGTGGTCAGCGTCAGCTTCCTCGCGCTCGTTGCGCTGTTCTACCGCTGGTACGGCAAGCGCCGGCGGGAACCCGACGAGATCACCA
Coding sequences:
- a CDS encoding DUF885 domain-containing protein — encoded protein: MKPGLIAIGLSVAASGAWAAPADDFARLRDDIWQMTLAENPRLATSLGDRRGDGRLDDISLAGYERRLAADKAFLKRLDAISIDALPKADRIDYRILRRSLESSVEGAAFGQEATILFTNRYGWHMAFAGLADDSPFFNRADYESYVGRLEAYGRQNADGIAVTRRAIAEGFTQPCVPMAGFEKTIEGRIAPSAGQSSFMYPFRAKPAMISEGDWQALKARAAKAVETVVTPAYRDFLKFYTSEYAPRCRKSVGIAATRDGAAYYAYRIRQQTTTDRTAEEIHELGLSEVARIRAEMDAVVQKSGFKGDRKAYIAMLRTDPKYYAKTGEELMLRAGALAKTVDGHLPKLFGRLPRLPYTVLPIPDDQAAGNTTAYYEPGAIAAGRAGVYRVNLTELDQRPLFELPSLGVHEAVPGHHLQIALQQELDLHDFRKHGAFFTAFVEGWGLYSERLGIEMGLYDTPEKDMGRLSYEMWRACRLVVDTGIHAKGWTKQQAVDFMLENTALSAANVDAEVNRYITWPGQALAYKIGELKFRELRARAEAALGDKFDIRAFHDTVLENGAVPLDVLEAYFDEWLAARKAA
- a CDS encoding peptide MFS transporter, which codes for MTISEDAEPEAIHMTEDRRFLGHPVGLGYLAFTEAWERFSFYGMQALLVLYMTKELLLPGHVENVALFKPFSALYGGIEGQALASAIFGTYAASVYLTPILGGFLADRVLGKRRTVLLGAVTMALGHFLMAFEAAFLFALLCLVLGSGMFKGNIASQVGALYGPGDLRRADAFQIFYLGINAGVIASPLVVGTLGETVGWHWGFGAAGVGMLIALAIYLAGQKHLPREHFAPQGKHTAAAPKLEAGDWPAVIALLLLIPVLAVAIVPNNQIFNAYLVWGDQQFDLVFMGEKLPTTWLVTLDAVVSVSFLALVALFYRWYGKRRREPDEITKIIIGSAFSVGGMFCLYMAAETQGAGQKIGLAWPVAFHVINSIGFAHMLPVSLALFAKVAPKAINATVIGLYYLAFFTANALVGWIGGFYETMRTTEFWLLHAGLAAGSGMVFVLFKLFMGRRLAVQG